The following coding sequences lie in one Caretta caretta isolate rCarCar2 chromosome 28, rCarCar1.hap1, whole genome shotgun sequence genomic window:
- the LOC142070217 gene encoding maestro heat-like repeat-containing protein family member 2B, with product MPTIQEGSLRQFLVEAVSILAHHHQEAVISSLLSKRLPMDSDTAEQWRSLGGDPLLATQVLRALIEKIKTPTRTEGSITSETEMDRHLAAAEPLLATCAIFEVVSALQSSKAVRELLPELFPLLLQQVSQTLGQKLPLPTRSSPREIRKGLQLTEGNPCRLSIKAFESVLFKGGNERLVRALRKQRTWILLENPKTHHEGVCLLVR from the exons ATGCCTactatccaggagggcagcttgaggcagttcctggtggaggcagtgtccattctagctcaccatcaccaagaggcagtgatctccagcctcctcagcaaacgtctgccgatggacag tgacaccgctgagcagtggagatctctggggggagaccccttgcttgccactcaagtcctacgagccctaatagagaagataaagactccaacaagaacagaaggcagcatcacctcagagaccgaaatggacaggcatttggcagctgctgaacctctctta gcaacatgtgccatctttgaggtggtgtcagccctgcagtcgagcaaagctgtgcgggaactgctcccagagttgtttcctcttctcctgcagcaggtcagccaaaccctcggacaaaagctgcctttgccaacgagaagcagcccgagagaaatccgaaaagggctacaacttactgagggcaacccttgccg gctttctatcaaagcattcgagtctgtgcttttcaagggtgggaatgagagactggtgagagcgctcaggaagcagagaacttggattcttctggaaaaccccaagactcaccatgagggagtgtgtctgctggtgaggtaa